In Flammeovirgaceae bacterium 311, one DNA window encodes the following:
- a CDS encoding endonuclease/exonuclease/phosphatase (COG3568 Metal-dependent hydrolase), whose protein sequence is MNMKEVSTLILAVLAMLFCACSSENELDEVQKVVQDTAAVSEEPDLRVMTYNIRLGNPPSAGEKRDLPAIARVINEADPDLVALQEVDVYTKRSGQDIHQAKALGELTNMYAYYVKAMDVFGGGAYGEAILSRYPIMDSMGYELPAHPSVGGETRALAVVKIALPNGQEVVFAGTHLDHRSEENRLYQGDRLRRILQKEELPVILAGDFNAVPQTATVDFFDNYFTRSCRHNCSPTFPARNPQSAIDFIMYSKGSDVGVVSHKTIFESYPSDHLPVVAEFTIN, encoded by the coding sequence ATGAATATGAAAGAGGTCTCTACCTTGATACTGGCGGTTCTTGCAATGCTTTTTTGCGCCTGTAGTTCAGAGAATGAACTGGATGAGGTACAAAAAGTGGTGCAGGATACTGCCGCCGTTTCAGAAGAACCTGATCTGCGTGTGATGACCTACAACATTCGTCTGGGCAATCCGCCTTCTGCAGGAGAGAAAAGAGACCTGCCTGCCATTGCGCGTGTAATCAATGAGGCAGACCCTGACCTGGTAGCACTGCAGGAGGTGGATGTGTATACCAAACGTTCGGGCCAGGATATCCATCAGGCAAAGGCGCTGGGAGAACTCACCAATATGTATGCCTACTATGTAAAAGCAATGGATGTGTTTGGCGGTGGAGCCTATGGCGAAGCTATTTTGTCCAGGTATCCCATTATGGATTCAATGGGCTATGAACTGCCGGCTCATCCATCGGTGGGTGGAGAAACCCGTGCACTGGCAGTGGTAAAAATAGCGTTGCCCAATGGACAGGAAGTTGTTTTTGCAGGTACCCACCTGGACCACCGCAGTGAAGAGAACAGGCTCTACCAGGGCGACAGGCTTAGAAGAATACTACAGAAAGAAGAGCTTCCGGTGATTCTGGCAGGAGATTTCAATGCAGTGCCGCAAACAGCAACGGTTGATTTTTTTGATAACTATTTTACCCGTAGCTGCAGGCATAACTGTTCGCCCACTTTTCCTGCCCGTAACCCGCAAAGTGCTATCGATTTTATCATGTACAGCAAGGGTAGCGATGTGGGTGTAGTATCGCATAAAACCATTTTTGAGTCTTACCCCTCAGATCATTTGCCTGTGGTAGCAGAATTTACAATAAACTAA
- a CDS encoding RagB/SusD domain-containing protein, translating into MGSCEDEFLDRAPLDVITNETFWETEEHLVLAVNAIYGNVKEKNTVDMENMGDNTIWPSTTSYQLIGSGNFGNDLSTLNNEWRSQYTAVRQANAFLENYDRADVAPARKEQLAAEVRVIRALAYSYLTNFWGDVPLVTTTLTIDELYGPRNPREEVINFLMEDLELAAQHLPAEIPTGADRGRMNKAAALGLKARIALYNQRWAEAEQAAKAVMDMGIYELYSNGDPNTSYKELFTYAGNLSGGNNRETIIARLSLTGITDHNLSREIQVPDQVVRWNPTKSLVDSYLMIDGLPIEKSPLYDVDTYEEVFENRDPRMTQTILEPGSRWGGRLDSSLRHADNETSNDHPDTLWVPKFQSDRRGATTITGYYFTKYVELSTVPEVGRDVNDIILLRYAEILLTYAEARLEQGTLTQADLDMTINLLRDRVGMKHMNLAELAANGLDVREEIHRERRVELALEGQRYFDIIRWRKGELLAQDVKGTNVNWLPEHLNLSALRTDDEGFIIVSSGRTFDPARNYLWPVPLPQLERNPELGQNPGW; encoded by the coding sequence TTGGGCTCTTGTGAGGATGAATTTCTGGACCGGGCGCCGCTGGATGTAATTACGAATGAAACCTTCTGGGAAACGGAAGAACATCTGGTGCTTGCCGTAAATGCGATTTATGGTAATGTAAAGGAAAAGAATACTGTGGATATGGAAAATATGGGAGACAACACCATATGGCCTTCTACAACCTCTTATCAGTTAATCGGGAGTGGTAACTTTGGAAATGATCTTAGTACTTTAAATAATGAATGGCGTAGCCAGTATACGGCTGTGCGACAGGCTAATGCCTTTCTGGAGAATTACGATAGAGCAGATGTAGCTCCTGCCAGAAAAGAGCAACTGGCCGCAGAGGTAAGAGTAATCAGGGCTCTGGCCTACAGCTACCTGACCAACTTCTGGGGAGATGTTCCTCTTGTTACCACTACGCTCACCATTGATGAACTGTATGGACCCCGTAACCCCAGGGAAGAAGTAATTAATTTCCTGATGGAGGACCTGGAGCTGGCGGCACAGCACCTGCCGGCTGAAATTCCAACTGGAGCAGACAGGGGGCGCATGAACAAGGCTGCAGCCCTGGGCCTGAAAGCAAGAATAGCCCTCTACAACCAGAGATGGGCAGAGGCAGAGCAGGCTGCAAAAGCGGTGATGGATATGGGTATCTATGAACTGTACAGCAACGGAGACCCCAATACTAGTTATAAGGAGCTGTTTACATACGCAGGCAATCTTTCGGGGGGCAACAACCGCGAAACCATCATTGCCCGCCTTTCATTAACCGGTATAACAGATCACAACCTTAGCCGCGAAATTCAGGTGCCCGACCAGGTGGTGCGCTGGAATCCAACTAAATCTTTGGTCGACAGCTACCTGATGATCGACGGGCTGCCCATTGAAAAATCTCCTCTCTACGATGTTGATACCTATGAGGAGGTGTTTGAGAACCGCGACCCGCGCATGACACAAACAATTCTGGAGCCAGGCTCCCGCTGGGGAGGACGTTTAGACAGCAGTTTAAGACATGCAGATAACGAGACTTCCAACGATCATCCGGACACATTGTGGGTGCCTAAGTTTCAATCCGACAGAAGAGGTGCAACCACCATTACCGGCTACTATTTTACCAAGTATGTAGAGCTTTCTACAGTACCGGAGGTGGGTCGCGATGTGAATGACATCATCTTATTACGCTATGCCGAGATTCTGCTCACCTATGCAGAAGCACGTTTGGAGCAGGGAACGCTCACCCAGGCAGATCTGGATATGACAATTAATCTTTTGCGCGACCGGGTGGGCATGAAGCATATGAACCTGGCAGAACTGGCTGCGAACGGGCTTGATGTGCGGGAGGAAATTCATCGGGAACGGCGGGTAGAGCTTGCTCTGGAAGGTCAGCGCTACTTCGATATTATCAGATGGAGAAAAGGAGAATTGTTAGCCCAGGATGTGAAGGGTACAAATGTTAACTGGCTTCCGGAACATCTGAACCTGTCTGCGCTGCGCACAGATGATGAAGGCTTTATAATCGTATCATCAGGCAGAACCTTCGATCCGGCACGTAATTATTTATGGCCGGTGCCCCTGCCACAGCTGGAGCGTAACCCGGAACTGGGACAGAACCCGGGCTGGTAA
- a CDS encoding TonB-dependent receptor plug encodes MPEIFFEMTGFSKRLIYKTRSFSGIDRFLEWHFLKQEQSNHQKLMFYMTENLLLKNRKGYLIRCALLLLILLCTAPQRGFAERLETAVTNPMTSNNLSEEDLVRGLVSNAEGESLPGVSILLKGTTIGTVTDMDGRFALDVEGVGEPVLVFSYVGYKEQEVALGNQRNLNITLREDSEILDEVVVVGYGTQKKANLTGAVAQVQAEAIESRPVTNINNAIQGLLPGVTVTGTSGVPGNNAGTIRIRGIGTWGNSQPLVVIDGIPGGDMDILNPNDIESISVLKDAASSSIYGVRGANGVILITTKKGTGKTTVSYNGYYGVQTPTALPEFLGSPEYMELLNESMINAGRNPTYTQEDIEIARSGSDPNYFANTNWIEEIYKDYAPQQNHNVSINGAKDEFNYYLSYGFLKEGGLVTGDNFKAKRHNIRVKLNTNLLDRLELSTNMGYIDRDYSGSSSGTGVIYSAHSILPLVPVRFTTGDWGYLGGQRNPVAIATDGGTNDFASQEVTGNFSATLDLFKGFKLRGQYGIVRSNSKRSIFSRTVNYYSPEDGALIYRNNYPNKIDVRDYTSIYQAFIGTAEYNRNFNDTHELTLLLGASQEETIGDSFTATRTNLASQSVGHINLGTEDQLNSGSADQNALRSLFGRVNYAFRNKYLAEANFRYDGSTRFAKDVRWDLFSSASLGWAFTEESFFAGLRNVIEYGKFRASYGTQGNDRIRDWAYMDILGPVGTMPIGYTNTIGYRQEVFANEILTWEASIKKNIGVDLAFLNNRLQITADYFENATNDILAILPLPDVMGVGNNYPYQNAGRVENIGWELQAGWNDQRGDFSYGLSFNVSDVKNELVGLGGSEPVVDDQVRLVGYPLGAFYGLVAERLAQEEDFSYNPETGTFVADFPHIVSDPVAPGDIIYRDLNGDGVITLDDDRQVIGSPIPRYTFGFRGDVAWRGFDFNLFLQGVGEVDGYLYGSARHAFDSESSFPQTIHLDRWTPENTDASYPRLAYQQNFNQRLSTYWLEDASYLRVKNVQLGYTLPTRLTERARMSNLRIYFSADNLFTFTDYFYGYDPESPVSNGNFYPQVKTFVLGLNVNFK; translated from the coding sequence TTGCCAGAGATATTTTTTGAAATGACGGGATTCAGCAAGCGGCTGATTTATAAAACCCGCTCATTTTCAGGAATAGATAGATTTTTAGAATGGCATTTTTTAAAGCAGGAACAAAGTAACCACCAAAAGCTCATGTTTTATATGACTGAAAATTTACTGTTAAAAAACAGAAAAGGCTATCTGATCAGATGTGCTTTACTGTTGTTGATCCTGCTCTGTACAGCTCCGCAAAGGGGCTTTGCAGAGCGGCTTGAAACCGCCGTCACCAACCCGATGACAAGTAATAATTTATCGGAAGAAGACCTTGTAAGAGGCCTGGTTAGTAATGCTGAAGGGGAGTCGCTTCCGGGTGTTTCCATTTTGTTGAAAGGAACCACTATTGGAACTGTCACCGACATGGATGGCAGATTTGCCCTGGATGTGGAAGGCGTTGGAGAACCTGTACTTGTATTTTCCTATGTAGGATATAAAGAGCAGGAAGTAGCACTGGGCAACCAGCGGAACCTGAACATTACGCTAAGGGAAGACTCTGAAATACTGGATGAGGTAGTTGTAGTAGGCTATGGCACCCAGAAAAAAGCAAACCTGACAGGGGCTGTGGCGCAGGTACAGGCAGAGGCTATTGAGAGCAGGCCCGTAACCAATATCAACAATGCCATTCAGGGCTTACTGCCAGGTGTAACCGTTACAGGAACATCAGGCGTGCCGGGCAATAATGCCGGTACCATCCGCATCAGGGGCATCGGCACCTGGGGAAATTCCCAGCCGCTTGTTGTAATTGATGGTATTCCCGGCGGAGACATGGACATTCTCAATCCCAATGATATAGAAAGTATCTCCGTGTTGAAAGATGCTGCATCTTCCTCCATCTATGGGGTACGTGGTGCAAACGGTGTAATCCTGATCACTACAAAGAAAGGAACCGGCAAAACCACTGTTTCTTATAATGGCTATTATGGCGTTCAGACACCAACGGCATTGCCCGAATTCCTGGGATCCCCGGAATATATGGAGCTCCTGAATGAATCTATGATCAATGCAGGCCGAAACCCTACCTATACACAGGAAGACATAGAGATTGCCAGAAGCGGCTCTGATCCAAACTATTTTGCCAATACTAACTGGATAGAAGAGATCTATAAGGATTATGCCCCCCAGCAAAACCACAATGTAAGCATCAATGGGGCAAAAGATGAGTTTAACTACTACCTCTCTTATGGCTTTTTGAAGGAGGGCGGACTGGTAACAGGAGATAATTTCAAGGCAAAGCGGCACAACATCCGGGTTAAGCTGAACACTAACCTGCTGGATCGTCTGGAATTATCCACAAACATGGGATACATTGATCGGGATTATTCTGGCTCATCTTCAGGAACTGGTGTTATATATTCTGCACATTCTATCTTGCCCCTGGTGCCGGTGCGCTTTACTACCGGAGACTGGGGCTACCTGGGTGGGCAACGCAACCCGGTGGCAATTGCGACAGATGGTGGTACCAATGATTTTGCATCACAGGAAGTGACGGGCAACTTTAGTGCTACCCTTGACCTTTTTAAGGGGTTTAAACTTAGAGGGCAGTACGGAATAGTGAGGTCCAACTCAAAGAGAAGTATTTTCTCCCGCACCGTTAACTATTACAGCCCCGAAGACGGAGCACTGATCTACAGAAATAACTACCCCAACAAGATAGATGTGCGGGATTATACCTCAATCTATCAGGCTTTTATTGGAACTGCCGAATACAACAGGAATTTTAATGACACCCATGAATTAACACTCTTGTTAGGGGCTTCGCAGGAAGAAACTATTGGCGACAGCTTTACAGCAACTAGAACTAACCTGGCTTCTCAATCCGTAGGGCACATCAACCTTGGTACAGAAGATCAGCTTAACAGCGGCAGTGCTGACCAGAATGCACTGCGCTCCCTGTTTGGCAGGGTTAACTATGCTTTTAGAAATAAATATTTGGCAGAGGCAAACTTCAGGTACGATGGCTCCACCCGCTTTGCCAAAGATGTGCGCTGGGATTTATTTTCCTCTGCTTCACTGGGATGGGCCTTTACAGAAGAATCGTTTTTTGCTGGCTTACGCAATGTAATTGAATACGGCAAATTCAGGGCATCCTACGGTACCCAGGGGAACGACAGAATTCGCGACTGGGCCTATATGGATATTTTAGGACCTGTAGGAACCATGCCTATTGGCTATACAAATACTATTGGTTATAGACAGGAGGTTTTTGCCAATGAAATACTGACATGGGAAGCATCCATTAAAAAAAATATTGGTGTTGACCTGGCATTTCTGAACAATCGGCTTCAGATCACTGCTGATTATTTTGAGAATGCAACAAATGATATTTTGGCAATACTTCCGCTTCCCGATGTTATGGGTGTGGGCAATAACTATCCTTACCAGAATGCCGGAAGGGTAGAAAACATAGGATGGGAGTTACAGGCTGGCTGGAATGATCAGAGAGGTGATTTTTCTTATGGCCTCAGCTTTAATGTTTCTGATGTTAAAAATGAACTGGTGGGGTTGGGAGGATCTGAGCCGGTAGTTGATGATCAGGTAAGACTGGTAGGGTATCCGCTGGGAGCTTTTTATGGGCTGGTAGCTGAGCGCCTGGCGCAGGAAGAAGATTTCTCCTACAATCCGGAAACAGGCACTTTTGTAGCAGATTTTCCCCATATCGTTAGTGATCCTGTTGCCCCTGGTGATATCATTTATAGAGACCTGAATGGTGATGGAGTGATAACACTTGATGATGACCGGCAAGTGATTGGTAGTCCCATACCAAGATATACCTTTGGCTTTAGGGGCGATGTGGCCTGGAGGGGTTTTGATTTTAATCTGTTTTTACAGGGAGTAGGAGAAGTAGATGGATATCTGTATGGCTCAGCACGGCATGCCTTTGATTCAGAAAGTAGCTTCCCGCAAACCATTCACCTGGACCGATGGACTCCTGAAAACACCGATGCCAGCTATCCGCGCTTGGCCTATCAGCAGAATTTTAACCAGCGCCTTTCCACTTACTGGCTGGAAGATGCCTCTTATTTAAGGGTAAAAAATGTGCAGCTGGGTTATACCCTACCGACTCGCTTAACAGAGCGTGCCCGCATGAGTAATCTAAGGATTTATTTCTCTGCAGATAACCTGTTCACCTTCACAGATTATTTCTATGGCTATGACCCTGAATCTCCTGTGAGCAATGGTAATTTTTATCCACAGGTAAAGACTTTTGTGCTTGGCCTGAATGTCAACTTTAAATAA
- a CDS encoding H+ symporter (COG2610 H+/gluconate symporter and related permeases), with product MVQGPLLFVILISGVAFIVLATAKFKLHPFLGLLIAAFGVGIAAGVPLNEVVQAINGGFGDLMSYIGIVIVAGTIIGKILDKSGAALRMAETVLRVVGESRPQLAMSLIGAIVSIPVFCDSAYIILSSLNKALAKRAKVSLASMSVALATGLYATHTLVPPTPGPIAAAGNIGASQYLGTIILIGFTVAIPVIMAGYFWATRVADKIKIKGEEAEGLSYSEVTKSFGVLPSAAKAFTPILLPIVLIGTGSIINYIQWTGKSADILLFLGTPAVALLIGIFSAFPLLPKWNKETLTGWVGEGLQDAAIILLLTGAGGAFGAVIRVTPVAEVIQGFAGEEAMNGAFMLLIPFFVAAALKTAQGSSTAALVITSALISPMLTEAGIVGAVPLALVVMAIGAGAMAVSHVNDSYFWVVTQFSGLKVADAYKAQTMATLVQGVTAIVATMLLWVILV from the coding sequence ATGGTACAAGGGCCCCTGCTTTTCGTTATCCTCATTTCAGGAGTAGCATTCATTGTGCTGGCAACGGCAAAATTTAAACTGCACCCATTCCTGGGCCTGCTGATTGCAGCTTTTGGTGTGGGCATTGCTGCCGGTGTGCCACTTAACGAAGTGGTACAGGCCATCAACGGGGGGTTCGGAGACCTGATGAGCTACATTGGGATTGTAATTGTAGCAGGCACCATTATCGGAAAGATCCTGGATAAGTCAGGCGCAGCATTACGCATGGCCGAAACCGTGTTAAGGGTGGTTGGAGAATCAAGGCCGCAGCTGGCCATGTCGTTGATTGGGGCTATTGTAAGTATACCGGTCTTTTGCGATTCTGCTTATATAATCTTATCCAGCCTGAACAAAGCCCTGGCAAAACGCGCAAAAGTATCGCTGGCTTCCATGTCGGTTGCCCTGGCAACAGGCCTATATGCCACCCACACCCTTGTACCCCCTACCCCCGGACCCATCGCCGCCGCCGGTAATATTGGTGCCAGCCAGTATTTAGGCACTATTATCCTGATAGGTTTTACAGTTGCCATACCTGTGATCATGGCAGGTTACTTTTGGGCAACAAGGGTGGCAGATAAAATAAAAATAAAAGGCGAAGAGGCAGAGGGCCTCAGTTACAGTGAAGTAACAAAATCGTTTGGTGTGCTGCCTTCAGCAGCAAAGGCTTTTACACCCATCCTCCTTCCCATCGTGCTGATCGGAACGGGTTCTATCATTAACTATATTCAATGGACAGGTAAATCAGCCGATATTCTTCTTTTTCTCGGCACACCGGCAGTCGCACTTTTAATTGGCATATTTTCAGCCTTTCCCCTACTGCCAAAGTGGAATAAGGAAACTTTAACCGGCTGGGTGGGAGAAGGCCTGCAGGATGCCGCCATTATTTTGCTGCTAACAGGAGCCGGCGGAGCTTTTGGGGCTGTGATAAGGGTAACGCCCGTGGCAGAGGTTATCCAGGGTTTTGCCGGGGAGGAGGCTATGAATGGGGCATTTATGCTGTTAATTCCTTTTTTTGTAGCTGCTGCACTCAAAACGGCACAGGGTTCCTCTACCGCAGCGCTGGTAATTACCTCCGCCCTTATTTCCCCCATGCTCACAGAGGCAGGGATTGTCGGCGCCGTTCCGCTGGCACTGGTAGTGATGGCAATAGGCGCCGGAGCAATGGCCGTTAGCCATGTGAATGACAGCTATTTTTGGGTGGTAACGCAATTTAGCGGCCTTAAAGTAGCCGATGCCTACAAAGCCCAGACCATGGCAACCCTGGTACAGGGTGTGACAGCCATTGTAGCCACCATGCTTCTATGGGTAATACTGGTGTAG
- a CDS encoding purine or other phosphorylase family 1 (COG2820 Uridine phosphorylase) translates to MNRIPNSELVLNPDNSVYHLGLHPDSIADTIITVGDPERVPRITKYFDRVEFTKSKREFVTHTGYYKGKRLTVMSTGMGTDNIEILMMELDALVNVDLKNRVVKEDHHALNIIRLGTSGSLQADIPVGAHLVSDYAIGLDTLMFFYNLNSSPDELHLQDAIFTEAQLPFKPYVVRGSQLLLQKIGYDMIRGNTLTSPGFYAPQGRQVRATLRLPNLVEALSHFRFEGGKRLTNFEMETAGYYAMGKILGHEVLSVNAILANRISNEFSQAPDEVVEPLIHKVLARV, encoded by the coding sequence ATGAACCGCATTCCCAATTCCGAGCTTGTTCTTAATCCTGATAACAGCGTTTACCACCTCGGTTTGCATCCAGATTCCATAGCCGATACCATCATCACAGTTGGCGATCCGGAGCGGGTACCACGCATCACCAAATATTTTGATAGAGTGGAGTTCACCAAATCTAAACGTGAATTTGTAACCCATACGGGATACTACAAAGGAAAGCGGCTTACAGTCATGAGCACGGGCATGGGTACCGACAATATAGAAATCTTGATGATGGAGCTGGATGCCCTGGTAAATGTAGATCTGAAAAACAGGGTAGTGAAAGAAGATCATCATGCACTGAACATCATCCGGCTTGGCACCAGCGGCAGTTTACAAGCTGATATTCCTGTTGGAGCACACCTGGTAAGCGATTATGCCATAGGCCTGGACACCCTGATGTTTTTTTACAACCTGAACAGCAGCCCGGATGAGCTCCACCTGCAGGATGCTATTTTTACAGAGGCACAGCTGCCCTTCAAGCCTTATGTGGTGCGTGGCTCACAGCTACTGCTGCAGAAAATTGGCTATGATATGATCAGGGGCAATACCTTAACCAGCCCGGGCTTTTATGCTCCCCAGGGGCGGCAGGTACGGGCAACGCTGCGGCTTCCCAACCTGGTGGAGGCGCTTAGCCACTTCAGGTTCGAAGGCGGGAAAAGACTTACAAATTTTGAGATGGAAACGGCAGGCTACTATGCCATGGGCAAAATTCTGGGCCACGAGGTGCTAAGTGTAAATGCGATTTTAGCTAACCGCATCTCCAACGAATTTTCCCAAGCCCCGGATGAAGTGGTAGAGCCCCTGATTCATAAGGTGCTGGCCAGGGTATAG
- a CDS encoding rhodanese-related sulfurtransferase (COG1054 Predicted sulfurtransferase), with product MTNEKKYQVLLYYCYAKIEDPEQYRFEHHKFCLENNLKGRIIIAPEGLNGTVSGLREDCKRYMAYVKGDPRFAHTDFKMEAYEDHAFQKLHVRVKPEIVHSGLTHIDPNVRTGVHLSPQEFKEIKNSDDVVIVDVRSNYEHSLGHFKGAVTFDIENFRDFPEKVKDLEQFKGKKIVTYCTGGIKCEKASAYLLEQGFDNVYQLHGGIIKYGLETDGEDFEGRCYVFDGRVVTDINKKNPSVVSKCCVCGKHSARMVNCANPVCNLHAPMCEACGWEMEGACSPACKEHPEKRAYDGTGYYAKEMNGYDPYHGLKNTQKHLS from the coding sequence ATGACAAACGAGAAGAAATACCAGGTTTTGCTCTACTACTGCTATGCTAAAATTGAAGACCCCGAGCAGTACAGGTTTGAGCATCATAAGTTCTGTTTGGAGAACAACCTGAAGGGGCGCATCATTATTGCGCCGGAAGGCCTGAATGGCACCGTGAGCGGCTTACGAGAAGATTGTAAACGCTACATGGCGTATGTAAAGGGTGATCCCCGCTTTGCACACACCGACTTTAAAATGGAAGCATACGAAGATCATGCATTCCAGAAGCTCCATGTGCGGGTAAAGCCCGAGATTGTACACAGCGGCCTTACCCATATCGACCCTAATGTACGTACCGGTGTTCACCTGTCGCCGCAGGAGTTTAAGGAAATCAAGAATTCTGATGATGTGGTGATTGTGGATGTGCGTTCTAACTACGAGCACAGCCTGGGTCATTTTAAGGGTGCCGTTACTTTTGATATTGAAAACTTCAGGGACTTTCCGGAAAAGGTAAAAGACCTGGAGCAGTTTAAAGGTAAAAAGATTGTTACCTATTGCACCGGGGGCATTAAATGCGAGAAAGCCAGTGCCTACCTGCTGGAGCAGGGCTTCGATAATGTTTATCAGCTGCATGGCGGTATAATCAAATATGGTCTGGAAACTGATGGTGAAGATTTTGAAGGCCGCTGCTATGTGTTTGATGGCCGGGTGGTAACAGACATCAATAAAAAGAACCCCAGTGTGGTGTCAAAATGCTGCGTGTGCGGCAAGCACAGTGCCCGGATGGTTAACTGTGCCAACCCTGTTTGCAACCTGCATGCACCCATGTGCGAGGCATGTGGCTGGGAAATGGAAGGAGCCTGCTCGCCCGCCTGCAAGGAGCATCCTGAAAAAAGAGCTTATGATGGTACAGGGTATTACGCCAAAGAAATGAACGGCTATGATCCTTACCACGGACTGAAAAACACCCAGAAACATCTATCTTAG
- a CDS encoding sugar O-acyltransferase (COG0110 Acetyltransferase (isoleucine patch superfamily)) translates to MENPVIIFGTGGLGRAALEIFEKNGVAVYGFLSDEKDQQGKEIDTVTVLGSTDDDSFLRLIGKKCEAFVATDDNRLRKSLVKMLKEERKVQPANAIHPDAIIAQSAHIGYGNFINQGVRIGAGSGLGSQCLLHSGALIDFSVKIGDFVQIGAGAIVGSGVTIEDGAFIGTGAVVVSGITIGKGARIGAGSVVVAPVEASQTVFGNPAQVIKK, encoded by the coding sequence ATGGAAAATCCCGTAATCATATTTGGCACTGGCGGTTTAGGCCGCGCTGCCCTCGAGATATTTGAAAAAAATGGTGTAGCTGTGTATGGATTTCTCTCGGATGAGAAAGACCAGCAGGGCAAGGAAATCGATACTGTTACAGTACTGGGCAGTACCGACGACGATAGTTTCCTGAGGCTGATAGGCAAAAAGTGCGAAGCATTTGTTGCCACAGACGATAACCGGCTGCGCAAAAGCCTGGTGAAAATGCTGAAGGAGGAGCGCAAGGTGCAGCCTGCCAATGCCATTCATCCTGATGCCATCATCGCCCAGTCTGCCCACATCGGGTATGGCAACTTTATTAACCAGGGGGTTCGCATCGGAGCAGGCAGCGGCCTGGGCAGCCAGTGCCTGCTGCACAGCGGTGCCTTGATAGACTTTAGTGTGAAGATTGGCGATTTTGTGCAGATTGGCGCCGGGGCAATTGTTGGCAGCGGCGTTACCATCGAAGATGGTGCCTTTATCGGTACCGGAGCCGTGGTGGTGTCGGGTATTACAATTGGCAAAGGTGCCCGTATTGGCGCCGGTTCTGTGGTGGTAGCTCCGGTAGAAGCCAGCCAGACCGTATTCGGCAATCCGGCACAGGTAATTAAAAAATAA
- a CDS encoding orotidine 5'-phosphate decarboxylase (COG0284 Orotidine-5'-phosphate decarboxylase), producing MTYQDLFEAIQEKRSYLCVGLDTDLAKLPKHLLKHDNPVLEFNRRIIEATAPYCVAYKPNTAFYEGMGAAGWDTLRQTLELIPRSHFSIADAKRGDIGNTSKMYAKAFFDDMRADAITVAPYMGADSVMPFFNFKDKWVVLLALTSNSGSQDFQVLKVDEEEEELLYERVIRTSQEWATADQLMYVVGATQTTELENVRRLAPDHFLLVPGIGAQGGSLEEVSKWGMNRSCGLLVNASRSILYASDGEDFAEAAAAEAKRMQEHMSHYLDKYLPQE from the coding sequence ATGACCTACCAGGACCTTTTTGAAGCGATACAGGAAAAACGTTCCTACCTCTGTGTTGGCCTAGATACCGACCTCGCCAAATTGCCCAAACACCTCTTGAAGCACGATAATCCAGTACTGGAATTTAATAGGCGCATTATTGAAGCTACGGCACCCTATTGTGTGGCCTATAAGCCAAATACTGCTTTTTATGAGGGAATGGGGGCAGCAGGCTGGGATACTTTACGCCAGACCCTGGAGCTGATTCCCCGCAGTCATTTTTCCATTGCCGATGCCAAACGGGGTGATATTGGCAATACTTCTAAAATGTACGCTAAAGCTTTTTTTGATGATATGCGCGCCGATGCAATCACCGTAGCGCCCTATATGGGTGCCGATAGTGTAATGCCCTTTTTTAACTTCAAAGATAAATGGGTGGTATTGCTGGCGCTTACCTCCAACTCTGGCAGCCAGGATTTTCAGGTGCTTAAAGTGGATGAGGAGGAAGAAGAGCTACTCTATGAGCGCGTGATACGCACCTCACAGGAGTGGGCTACGGCAGATCAGTTAATGTATGTAGTAGGGGCCACCCAGACCACCGAGCTGGAAAATGTCCGAAGGCTTGCTCCGGATCATTTTCTTTTAGTGCCCGGGATTGGTGCACAGGGAGGTAGCCTGGAAGAGGTATCGAAATGGGGCATGAACAGGAGCTGCGGACTCCTGGTAAATGCCAGCCGGAGCATTCTGTATGCCTCCGATGGCGAGGATTTTGCAGAAGCCGCTGCGGCAGAGGCTAAGCGGATGCAGGAACATATGAGCCACTACCTCGATAAGTATTTGCCGCAAGAGTAA